TATACGATACTGGATAGTAACAGTTTACAGAAGTAAGGGATCTGCTTTCAGAAATCAGAAGAACAAGCAAATAAAGATTTTTCATCCTTATTGTTCTTTAGTTCCTTGGTTCTTCAGTTTTTCTATCATCTGTCGTCTGTTCTCTGTCTTCTGCTGACCCCTGAAGACTGATTCCTGTGAACTATTATATATGGTAATCTTCGGCTTTTTGCCTCTGCAATTAGGGCCAAAGAGAAGGTAGGAGTAACAACTGAGAATATACTTCGAGCATTTAGCCTAAGGAGGTAACTGTAATGCTATCAACATTAGATTTAAAGGTAATACAAGAATGGGCACAAACCTATGGAATCCGTTCCATCTATCTTTTTGGTTCCAGCCTCGAAGAATCAGGCGAAGTTAACGACATTGACCTTGGTGTCGAGGGTATCTCCAAGGATCGTTTTTTTGAACTGACAGGT
The nucleotide sequence above comes from bacterium. Encoded proteins:
- a CDS encoding nucleotidyltransferase domain-containing protein is translated as MLSTLDLKVIQEWAQTYGIRSIYLFGSSLEESGEVNDIDLGVEGISKDRFFELTGKLDWVLSRPVDVVDLDSNNPFAPVIRKYGRRIYGRI